CGCACGCTTATAACGGTGCCGTGCTGCTCCAGCGCGGCCGCACGGAGGAGGCGAGGGCGAGCCTGGACCGGATCCAGGGCCTGACGGCCCGCATGGCCGAGCTGATCAAGCATCTCAAGCGTTTCGCCCGTCGCCCGGCCACGAGTCTCGAAGCTGTCGATCTCCAGGCGGTGGTCCAAGGAGCGCTGAGCCTGTTCGAGCAGCGCATCGACGAGGAGAAGGTCGCAGTGCGGATGATCTTTCCCGACATTCCTCTGTCGGTTCTGGCCGAGGAAGTCAGGCTGGAGCAGGTGGTCGTCAATCTGATCTCGAATGCGCTCGATGTCCTGGGCGGACAGGCGGACCGGCGCATCGAGATCAGCGCCGAAGCCCGGGGAGGGCGTGTTCACCTGGCCGTAACCGATAACGGGTCAGGCATCGCGGATCAGCACCGCGCCGCCATCTTTGACCCGTTCTTTACCACCAAGCCAGCAGGCCTGGGGCTCGGCCTCGGGCTCTCGATGTCGTACAACATCGTCAAAGATTTCGGAGGAGACTTGATCTTGGCGAGGACAGGGCCGACGGGAACGACCTTTGCGATCCATCTGGCGGCGAGCAGATCATGAATGCGGAGTCTAAGGTCGTCCTGGTGGACGACGATCAGGAAGTCCTCGACGCTTACCGGCAGACGCTGGAGCTCGATGGGTTCGAGGTTACGGCCGTCGGCTCGGCCGAGGCCGGGCTTGCGCTCCTGTCGCCCGATAGTCCCGCCGTCATCGTGAGCGACGTCCGGATGCCGGGGCTCGACGGCTTCGGGCTTCTCGATGCGGTCCGTTCAGTCGATTCCGAGATCCCGGTCGTCCTCGTGACCGGTCATGGCGACGTGCCGATGGCCATCAAGGCGGTTCGAGCCGGAGCCTGGGATTTCATCGAGAAACCGGCCGATCCGGTGAGGCTCGTCGAGACGATCAGACGCGCCCTTGCGCACCGGAGCCTCATTCTCGAGAACCGGTCCCTCAGGGCAGGGGGGGGCGATCACGATTCCATCGCGGGCCGGCTCATCGGCCGCTCCGGCGCCATCGAGCGGCTGCGGCGCAATCTCCGGACCCTCGCGGATGCCGAGGCCGACGTGCTCCTCCTCGGAGAGACCGGCACGGGAAAGGAGGTCGCCGCCCGCGCCCTCCACGATTTCGGACGGCGTCGGAATGGGCGGTTCGTGGCGGTCAATTGCGGTGCGATGCCGGAGACCATGATCGAGAGTGAGCTCTTCGGTCACGAGCCAGGCGCCTTCACGGGAGCCCGCGAGCGACGGATCGGCAAGATCGAACATGCGAGCGGTGGCACGCTCTTTCTCGACGAAATCGAGTCCATGCCCATGACGGCGCAGATCCGGCTGCTGCGGGTGCTTCAGGAGCGCACCATCGAGCGGCTCGGGTCGAACAAGGAAATTCCCGTCGATATCCGTGTCATCGCGGCCACCAAGGCTGATCTCACCGAACTCGCCGGCAAAGGCGCGTTCCGCGAGGATCTGGTCTATCGGCTCAATGTCGTCACGGTTCGTCTCCCTCCTGTCCGCGAGCGGCGGGAAGACGTGCCGATGCTCTTCACCCATTTCCTCCACCTCGCGGCCGCCCGGCAGGCGAGGGCGGCGCCGGCGCTCGGACCATCGTTCCTTGCAAGGATCCAGCAGCAGGAATGGCCAGGCAACGTGCGCGAGCTGCGCAACGCGGCCGAGCGTTATCTTCTCGGCCTCGACGAGGACGAGCCGCCTCACGCGGATCTGAACTTTCATGGCGCACCGACCCTGGAGCGGCAGATGGAGATCGCAGAGCGCCGCGTGATCGAGGAAACACTCGTGCGCTTCGGCGGGCGCATCGGCGCCACTGCGGAGGCGCTCGGGATCACGCGCAAGACCCTCTACCTGAAAATGAAGAAATACGATCTCGGGCGGACGGGAGAGGTCGAGGCCTGACGTTACACATGCGCCCCATGGCAGGCGGGGACCGTTACCATCCTTTCCCCTATGGCTGCCCGTTCGGGCGTTGCACCTGAAAATTCCTCCTTGAAACGGGCGCGAAGCGGCAAGGCCAAGTTTGGCACGATTATTGCTCTAGGCATCGCGGCCGCCTTCGCGCGGACCCAAGTCAAGAGCCATCGAGCTGGAGGAAACCTATGCTTCGCCATTCTGTCGCCGCGGCGGCCTTATTCGGTACTGCCCTGTTCACGGGCGCGGCCTTCGCCCAATCCGGCAAGGTCACTGTCGTGACCTCGTTCTCAAAGGACGTGACCGACCCGTTCAAGCAGGCCTTCGAGAAGGCGCACCCGGGTGTGACCCTGGACGTGCAGAACCGTAACACCAACGCGGGCGTGAAGTTCGTCGAGGAGACGAAAGCCAACAATCAGGTCGACGTTTTTTGGGCTTCAGCCCCGGATGCCTTCGAGGTCCTGAAGGGCAAGGGCCTGCTTCAGAAGTACAAACCGAAGGCCGAGGGCATTCCTGACAAGATCGGTTCCTATCCCATCAACGATCCGGAGAATTTCTATTCCGGCTTCGCGGCTTCGGGCTACGGCATCATGTGGAACGACCGCTACGCCAAGGCGAACAAGCTGCCCGAGCCCAAGGACTGGCAGGATCTCGCCAAGCCGGTCTACTTCGATCATGTTGCCATGGCGGCGCCTTCTCGCTCCGGCACGACGCACCTGACGATCGAAACGATCCTCCAGGGCGAGGGTTGGGATCAGGGCTGGCGCACCCTGAAAGAAGTGTCCGGCAACTTTCGCCAGATCACCGAGCGTTCTTTCGGCGTTCCGGAAGCCGTCAATTCGGGGCAGGTCGGTCTTGGCATCGTGATCGACTTCTTTGCCTTCTCGTCCCAAGCCTCTGGCTTCCCCGTGAAGTTCGTGTATCCGACGGTCACGACCATCGTGCCGGCGAATGTGGGCGTCATCGCCAATGCGCCCAACAGGGCAGCGGCCGAGGCCTTCGTCGATTATCTCGTCTCTCCCGCCGGTCAGGAAGTTCTCCTCGAGCCGAGCATCCGCCGCCTTCCCGTGAACCCGGCCGTCTATTCCAAGGCTCCGGCCGATTACCCGAATCCCTTCAAGAATCCGTCCCTCGGGGCGCGGGTGAAGTTCAACGTGGACGTCTCGGAGAAGCGCACGAACGTCGTCGACGTGCTCTACGATCAGACCGTGACGTTCCAGCTCGACGCCCTCAAAGCGGCCACCAAGGCCATCCAGGACGCCGAAGCCGCGATCGCCAAGAAGGACAATGCCGACGCCAAGGCCCTGGTGAAGGAGGCCCGCGACCTCGTGGCCGCCATGCCGGTGACCGAGCAGGAGGCCTCGTCGCCTGAAATCGCCGGAGCCTTCACGGGCGGCAAGGAGAAGGGCGCGCGCCAGGCCGAGCTCGAGCAGAAATGGGCTGCCTTCGCCAAGGGGCGTTATCAGCAGGCTCAGGCCAAGGCTGAGCAGGCCCAGAAGCTGGCCCGCTGATCGTCCATCGGGCGGCTCGGCCTTGGGCCTGAGCCGCCCGTCAAAGTCATTTATCGACTGTTGAGGAGAGCGTCCATGGCTGGCGCCACCACTGCCGGGCGAGCACGAGCGCCGTCCGTGTCTTCCAAGTATTTCAAAACGCTGTCGGCATCGCCGGGGCAGATCGCCCTGGCCTTCGGAATTGCCATCTTCCTGCTTCTTTTCCTTGTCGTCCCCGTCGCCACGGTGATCTACGTCGCCTTCACGGAGAAGGGTACGGGCGAATTCACCCTCGTCAACTTCCTCGATTTCGCGCGGACAGACCTGTTCATCCGCTCGTTCTGGAATTCCGTCTATGTCTCCGCGATGTCGGTGGTCGTCGCATCGGTCTTCGCGTTGCCGCTCGCCTACATCACCACGCGCTTCGAGTTCCGCGGCGCGATGCTGATCCAGACGCTCGGCTTCCTCCCTCTGATCATGCCGCCTTTCGTCGGAGCGGTCGCGATGCTGCTGCTGTTCGGCCGCAACGGGACGGTGAACCTGCTTCTCGACGATTGGTTCGGGGTCAAAATTCCCTTCATGGAAGGCTTGAACGGCGTCATCTTCGTTCAGGCCGTGCATTATTTCCCGTTCATCCTGATCAATCTCTCGGCGGCATTGCGCAACATCGACCGGGCCATGGAGGAAGCGGCACAGAATCTCGGCAGCTCCGGCTTCCGCTTGTTCCGCCGCATCGTATTTCCGCTCGCCATGCCCGGCTACATCGCGGGAGCATCGCTCGTCTTCGTCAAGGTCTTCGACGATCTGGCCACGCCATTGCTCCTGAACGTCAAGGATATGCTCGCCCCGCAGGCGTATCTCAGAGTCACCTCCATCGGCATCGCGGATCCGATGGGATACGTGATCTCCGTGGTGCTGATCTGCATGTCGATCCTGGCCATGTGGATCTCGGCGCGGGCCATGCGCGGGAAGGACTACGCCACGGTGCAGCGCGGTGGCGGCGGTCTGGCCAAGCGCCGGATGCGGCCGTGGGAAAGCGCCATCGCCTATGGGGCGGTCCTGCTTATCCTGTTCCTGGTCCTGGCGCCGCATCTCGGGCTCTTGCTGCTCTCCTTCGCAACCGTCTGGTCCTTCAGCCCGCTGCCTGACGCCTATACCCTGGCTCATTACGGGCGCGTGTTCGGCGAGAGCTTTGTCTATGTCAAGAACACGATGATCTATGCATCCATCGCGGGCCTGATCGACGTGGTTCTCGGCACGGCCATTGCCTATCTCGTGCTCAGGACGAAGCTGATCGGTCGCGAATGGCTCGACTGGGCGGCCACCGCCGCGCTGGCAATCCCGGGCGTCGTGCTCGGCATCGGCTATCTGCGCACCTTCTACGGCGTGCAGCTTCCCGACGGCACGCCGCTCGCGGCCTTGTGGATCATGATCGTGCTCGCCCTGGCTATCCGGCGCCTGCCTTACGCCCTGCGCGCCTGTTACGCGGCCCTGCAGCAGATCTCGGTCTCTCTCGAGGAGGCGGCCGAGAATCTCGGAGCCACCAAGCTGCATACGATCCGCCGCATCGTGCTGCCGCTGATGGGCGGCGGCATTCTGGCAGGCTTCGTCACGAGCTTCGCCACCGCCGCCGTGGAACTCTCGGCGACGCTGATGCTCGTTCAGTCGAACGCGGACGCGCCGCTCGCCTACGGGCTATACGTCTTCATGCAGTCGCCAGCGGGCCGCGGTCCCGGCGCGGCCTTGGGCGTTATCGCCGTGCTTCTCGTCGCGCTATGCACCTTCGCGTCCCACCTGATCATCGAAAAAAGCCAAAAGGCCAAGGCGGCCGGACGCTGACCGCGTCCGCCCCGGAGGAAACCACAGCCATGAACCAGCCATTTCCCATCTCGTCACTCGAAACCAAAGCGGTCGACGTCGATATTCGCAATGTCGACCTGTCCTACGGCAGCAACCATGTCCTCAAGGGCATCAACCTGCACATCCGGCCCGGTGAGTTCTTTGCCTTCCTCGGGCCTTCCGGCTGCGGAAAGACGACGCTCCTGCGTCTCATCGCAGGATTCAATCAGGCCGATGGCGGCGAAGTCCTGGTCGGCGGCCGCGACGTGGCCCACCTTCCGCCCTGGAAGCGCGACGTGGGCATGGTCTTCCAGTCCTATGCCCTGTGGCCCCACATGACCGTGAAGCGCAACGTCGCATTCGGCCTGGAGGAGCGAAAGGTTCCGAAGGCCGAGATCGACAGGCGCGTCGCGGCCGCGCTGGAACTCGTTGGGCTCGCCCACTTGGCCGACCGGCGCCCGTCGCAGCTCTCCGGCGGGCAGCAGCAGCGTGTCGCGGTCGCGCGTACCATCGCCATCGAGCCGAAGGTGCTGCTCCTCGACGAGCCTCTGTCCAACCTCGATGCGAAGATGCGCGTGCAAGTGCGCAGGGAGCTGCGCGACCTGCAGCAGCGCCTCGGCCTGACGACGATCTTCGTCACGCACGATCAGGAAGAGGCCAACACGATCTGCGACCGGATTGCCGTCATGAACGACGGCGTCGTGCAGCAGGTCGGCACGCCCATGGAGCTCTACGAGAAGCCTGCCAACCTGTTCGTGGCGAACTTCCTCGGCACGGCGAACATCCTGCCGGGGCGCGTGGCGCGCGAGGGGGGCGAGCGCTTTTTCGACATCGACGGCGGGGTTCGCCTGCCGATCCCGGCGCACGTGGTCGTGCCGGATGGGGCCAAGCTCGTGTTCCGGCCGCAGCACGCCTCTCTGGGCAGGAGCGGCGCCGGGGATATCCTTCTGCCGGGCACCATCGTGCATAGCGAGTTCCTGGGCTCGACCCTGCGCTATGGGGTTAGGATCGGGGCCGCGGAGGTCTCCATCGACACGCCTTTCCATTCGGGAGAGGCGCTTCGCCAGACGGGCTCGGCTGTCGAGATCGGCCTTTCCCTGCGTTCCGCCCTCTGGCTCGCCGCCTGAGGTGGCCTGCAGCGACGTTGCCGCCTGGCGGAAGGGACGCATCCTTCCGCCATTGTCACGACATTCCCCAAACGCTAGTACCGACCGCATGTCTCTCTTGAAAGCCATCATCTTCGATCTGGACGGAACCCTCGTGGACAGCGCCCGCGATCTGAGGGACGCAGTGAATATCCTCCTGGTGCAGGAAGGCCTCCGGCAGATCGACCTCGGCGAGGTCAAATCCATGATCGGCGACGGGGCTCCCAAGCTCGTGGAGCGGGCCATTGCGGCGACAGGAGGGGACTTGTCGCGCCTCCCTACGCTGGTCACGCGGTTTCTCGAAATCTACGAGGCCAATGCGTCTCGCCATACCGAGGCCTATCCCGGTGTCGCGGACACGCTGGCAGGTCTGCGCGCTCTTGGGCTTCCGCTGGGGGTCGTCACCAACAAGCCGTTTGGGGCGACCATCGATATTCTCGAGGCGCTCGGCCTGCGGACCTATTTCGATGCAGTCATTGGGGGCGATACGCTTCCCGAGCGCAAGCCTCACCCCGCTCCGATCCTTGCGGCATTGAAACAATTGGGCGTCGCGCCCGAGGCGGCGC
This region of Microvirga mediterraneensis genomic DNA includes:
- a CDS encoding ABC transporter ATP-binding protein, producing the protein MNQPFPISSLETKAVDVDIRNVDLSYGSNHVLKGINLHIRPGEFFAFLGPSGCGKTTLLRLIAGFNQADGGEVLVGGRDVAHLPPWKRDVGMVFQSYALWPHMTVKRNVAFGLEERKVPKAEIDRRVAAALELVGLAHLADRRPSQLSGGQQQRVAVARTIAIEPKVLLLDEPLSNLDAKMRVQVRRELRDLQQRLGLTTIFVTHDQEEANTICDRIAVMNDGVVQQVGTPMELYEKPANLFVANFLGTANILPGRVAREGGERFFDIDGGVRLPIPAHVVVPDGAKLVFRPQHASLGRSGAGDILLPGTIVHSEFLGSTLRYGVRIGAAEVSIDTPFHSGEALRQTGSAVEIGLSLRSALWLAA
- a CDS encoding sigma-54-dependent transcriptional regulator — translated: MNAESKVVLVDDDQEVLDAYRQTLELDGFEVTAVGSAEAGLALLSPDSPAVIVSDVRMPGLDGFGLLDAVRSVDSEIPVVLVTGHGDVPMAIKAVRAGAWDFIEKPADPVRLVETIRRALAHRSLILENRSLRAGGGDHDSIAGRLIGRSGAIERLRRNLRTLADAEADVLLLGETGTGKEVAARALHDFGRRRNGRFVAVNCGAMPETMIESELFGHEPGAFTGARERRIGKIEHASGGTLFLDEIESMPMTAQIRLLRVLQERTIERLGSNKEIPVDIRVIAATKADLTELAGKGAFREDLVYRLNVVTVRLPPVRERREDVPMLFTHFLHLAAARQARAAPALGPSFLARIQQQEWPGNVRELRNAAERYLLGLDEDEPPHADLNFHGAPTLERQMEIAERRVIEETLVRFGGRIGATAEALGITRKTLYLKMKKYDLGRTGEVEA
- a CDS encoding ABC transporter substrate-binding protein codes for the protein MLRHSVAAAALFGTALFTGAAFAQSGKVTVVTSFSKDVTDPFKQAFEKAHPGVTLDVQNRNTNAGVKFVEETKANNQVDVFWASAPDAFEVLKGKGLLQKYKPKAEGIPDKIGSYPINDPENFYSGFAASGYGIMWNDRYAKANKLPEPKDWQDLAKPVYFDHVAMAAPSRSGTTHLTIETILQGEGWDQGWRTLKEVSGNFRQITERSFGVPEAVNSGQVGLGIVIDFFAFSSQASGFPVKFVYPTVTTIVPANVGVIANAPNRAAAEAFVDYLVSPAGQEVLLEPSIRRLPVNPAVYSKAPADYPNPFKNPSLGARVKFNVDVSEKRTNVVDVLYDQTVTFQLDALKAATKAIQDAEAAIAKKDNADAKALVKEARDLVAAMPVTEQEASSPEIAGAFTGGKEKGARQAELEQKWAAFAKGRYQQAQAKAEQAQKLAR
- a CDS encoding ABC transporter permease, coding for MAGATTAGRARAPSVSSKYFKTLSASPGQIALAFGIAIFLLLFLVVPVATVIYVAFTEKGTGEFTLVNFLDFARTDLFIRSFWNSVYVSAMSVVVASVFALPLAYITTRFEFRGAMLIQTLGFLPLIMPPFVGAVAMLLLFGRNGTVNLLLDDWFGVKIPFMEGLNGVIFVQAVHYFPFILINLSAALRNIDRAMEEAAQNLGSSGFRLFRRIVFPLAMPGYIAGASLVFVKVFDDLATPLLLNVKDMLAPQAYLRVTSIGIADPMGYVISVVLICMSILAMWISARAMRGKDYATVQRGGGGLAKRRMRPWESAIAYGAVLLILFLVLAPHLGLLLLSFATVWSFSPLPDAYTLAHYGRVFGESFVYVKNTMIYASIAGLIDVVLGTAIAYLVLRTKLIGREWLDWAATAALAIPGVVLGIGYLRTFYGVQLPDGTPLAALWIMIVLALAIRRLPYALRACYAALQQISVSLEEAAENLGATKLHTIRRIVLPLMGGGILAGFVTSFATAAVELSATLMLVQSNADAPLAYGLYVFMQSPAGRGPGAALGVIAVLLVALCTFASHLIIEKSQKAKAAGR
- the gph gene encoding phosphoglycolate phosphatase (PGP is an essential enzyme in the glycolate salvage pathway in higher organisms (photorespiration in plants). Phosphoglycolate results from the oxidase activity of RubisCO in the Calvin cycle when concentrations of carbon dioxide are low relative to oxygen. This enzyme is a member of the Haloacid Dehalogenase (HAD) superfamily of aspartate-nucleophile hydrolase enzymes (PF00702).); its protein translation is MSLLKAIIFDLDGTLVDSARDLRDAVNILLVQEGLRQIDLGEVKSMIGDGAPKLVERAIAATGGDLSRLPTLVTRFLEIYEANASRHTEAYPGVADTLAGLRALGLPLGVVTNKPFGATIDILEALGLRTYFDAVIGGDTLPERKPHPAPILAALKQLGVAPEAALMIGDNYHDVQAARAAGVRTFAVTYGYSHKPHAELGADRLIDTMSELLPIVANTAAA